Within the Micromonospora citrea genome, the region GACCCCGTCCGGGAAGGCGTTCCGCGCGGCCTCGCCGGGAACGCCGGTCAGGGTGGCGCCCGGCCCGACGTGCACGCCCGTGGCCCGCAGGTCGGCGGCGACGGCGGCCAGCTCCCGGTCGGTGGGCTCGCGCCACCGCAGCTCGTCGCGGTCGGGCGGGGCGGGCGCGTCCCGCAGCCCGGCGATCAGCCCCACCAGCAGGTCCGTCACGTCACCGGTGGCGAACTGGGCCCGCCAGCCCGGCAGGGTGTCGGCCAGGGACCGGTAGAGCCCGCCGCTGACCTCGGTGCCGATGACCCGGATGGTGGCGTTCTCCACGTCCCGGACCCGGTCGCGCTCTTCCTCGTCGAGGCCGGGCGGCGCGACCAGGATGCGGACCGGCCGGTCGCCGGCGGCCTCCCGGACCCGTTGCTCGTTCCAGCGCGCCACGGAGCCGGGGAGCCGCACCACGGGCTCGGCGTCCACCATCGCGGTCATCTCGGCCACCGACGGCACGCTCGCCTCGCTCAGCTCGCCCGCCGACCCCTCCTCGATCGTGGCGGCGGACGACGGCGACCGGCCGTAGCTGACGTCGACGCTCTGCCGCTGGGCGAGCAGGAAGACCACCAGGACGACCACGGCGAGGCCGAGCAGCGCCCAGCGCAGCAGCTCGTACCACCGGCGGCCGGTCATCGGCGTGTCCGCCACAGCAGGTCCGCCTCCTTCGCGTATCCCGCCGCCGCTCTGGCCGCCGTCGCCCCGCCGCCCTCGGCGGCGATCGACTCGGCGCGGGCCAGCAACTGCTCGGCCTCGGGCACCCGGACGGCCGCCGCGTCCCGGCTGACGGCCGCGCTGTCGATCGCCGCCCGGGCGGTGGACCAGGCGAGCAGGCGCTCCTGCCCCCGGGCCCGCAACCGGGGCAGCAGGGTCGTGGCGAATCCGGCTCCCACCAGCAGCACGCCGCCGACCAGCCAGATCGGGAGGGTGTCGGGCATGTGCTCCAGCCGTCTGGTCAGGGGCGCGGGACTGCGCCGCGGGGGGAGTCGGGGCGGGGTGTGGGCTCCGGCCGAGTCTGGCTGATCGAGTCAACGCGATCCGCGCCACCCCCGCCACGTCCTTCCCGCCGCCCACCGCTCACCGCCCACCGTCGTCCACCGCCCGTCGCCGTCCGCCGCCCACCGCCGTCCGCCGCCCACCGCCCACCGCCGTTCACCGCCGCCCACCGCCGCTCGTCGCCGGCCGTGCGCCGTCGCGCCGAGCGGTCCGCGCCGGGCCGCCCGGCGTGCGGGTCCGCCGTATGGTGTGCGAATGGCGCATCCGGTCTGGGCCGACGGCGCGGCCTACGAGGCGTACGTCGGCCGGTGGAGCCGCCCGGTCGCGGCGGCGTTCCTGCGCTGGCTGGCCGTACCGCCTGGGCGCCGGTGGCTCGACGTGGGCTGCGGGACGGGCGCGCTGACGTCGACGGTGCTGGCGCTGGCGGAGCCGGCGCGCGTCGTGGGCGTCGACCGGTCCGAGGGTTTCGTGGCCCACGCCCGGGCCCGGGTCGGCGACGCACGCGCGGCCTTCCACGTCGGCGACGCCCGGTCGCTGCCGCTGCCCGACCGCGCCGTCGACGCTGTCGTCAGCGGCCTGGCGGTCAACTTCGTGCCGGACCCGGCGCGGGCCGTGGCCGAGTTCGCGCGGGTCGCGCGGCCGGCCGGCGTGGTGGCGGCCTACGTCTGGGACTACACCGACGGCATGGCGATGATGCGCCACTTCTGGGACGCCGCCGCGGCGCTCGACCCGGCGTTGGCCGACCTGGACGAGGGCCGCCGGTTCCCGCTCTGCGAGCCGGAGGCGCTGCGCGCGCTGTGGGTCGGCGCGGGCCTGGAGGCGGTGTCCGTCCGGTCTGTCGACGTGCCGACGGTGTTCGCGGACTTCGCCGACTACTGGACGCCGTTCCTCGGCGGGCAGGGAGCCGCCCCGGCCTACGTCACCTCCCTGGCCGAGCCGGACCGGGCCCGCCTGCGCGACCTGCTGGCCGCCCGCCTGCCGGTCCAGCCGGACGGCTCGATCCGGCTCACCGCCCGGGCGTGGGCGGTCCGGGGATCCGTGCCGCGCTGACCGCCCCGCATCCACGACTGACGTCGATCCGCCTGTCCGCTTGGGGACTGAGCGGTCTTCGCGGTCGGTGTCCTCGGCCAGCCTGGTCCGTGACGCCGGGCGTCCGCGCGTCGTGGAGATCGGAGGACCGATGAAGACGCATCCCCGATGGCGGTCGACCGGCGGGCGGCTGGTCGTGGCGCTCGTCGTCGCGCTGGCCGCCACCCTGCTGCCCGCCGCGCCCGCGCTCGCGCTGCCCTCCGGCAGCGGCTGGTCGGGCTCGTGGAGCTACTACCATCCCACCGCCTACCAGTACGCCGGCACGCTGCCAGGGGTGCGGCTGACCGGCTACGCGACCGACAACGCCGGCACCGCCACCACGGTCGGCACCATCGAGGACACCGCCGACGACGGCCGGTGCGCCCGCGTCATGCTGTACGCCACCGGCGTCGGCTACGTCGCCGACCGGACCACCTGCGGCAACGGCAGCTACCTGACCTATTCCACCGGCAGCTTCAGCCAGGGGCTGCTGGTGATCGTCTATCGGATGGTGCCGGGCACGAACACCCAGGACAAGGGCTTCGCGATGTTCGTCCCCGGCTCGTCCGCCGACCCTGAGCTGCGGACCGTGGGCACCGGCGCGAGCTGGTCGTACTACACGTCGACGGCGTTCCAGTACACGGTGACCCGCCCCGGCGTGCGGTTGGTCGGCTACGGCGTCCACCAGTACACGGACGAGCGTTCCTCGCTGAACACGGTGGAGAAGACCGCCGGCACGGTCGGCTGCGCCACGGCCAAGGTCACCGGCGGCGTGACCACCAGCGGCGGCACCTGCGTCAACGGCGGCAGCACCTCGTTCTCCCGGTTCGACCTGACGAACAACCTGGAGGCGTCCGCCTGCTACCAGCCGGTCCCCGGCACCCGGCGCTGCGTGGCGGTCAACATCCCCGAGCCCTGGTGACCCGACGGCCCGACGCCCCCGGCCGGTCGGGGGCGTCGGGATCCGTCAGCGGCGGGTCTTCGGCAGGTCGAGCCGGTCGGCGGCCACGCAGTCGCGTCGGCCGCCGACCGCGCCCGGCCCGGCCCGGTCGAGCGCCTCGCGTGCCCGGACCCGGCCCAGGTTCCAGGCGTACCAGGGGTCCGGCTCGTCGAGGTCGTCGGCGATCCAGCTCAACGCGCAGCGGCGCGCCGGGTCGGGCAGGCCCGTGAGGGCCGGCGTCGCGTCGGCCGAGAGCGCCCGCAGGTACCAGGCGTCGATCTTCCCCGTCTGCTCGTAGCGGGCGATGTTGCGGCGCGCCGCGTAGTCCTCGGGGTTGAGCACGGCCAGGCTCAGCAGCATCGCCACGGCGAGCGCCACGGTCAGCCGGGGGATCCAGGCTCCCCGCCACCGGATCCCGGCCACCAGGATCATCAGGAAGACGGTGCCGAGCAGCAGCTCGAACGCCATCACGAAGAGCCGTTCCCCGGTGAAGCTGTAGGCCTTCTGGTACGTGTACATCCGGGACAGCGCCGACACCACGATGACGAAGCTGAGCGCGCTGAGCAGGCCGAGCAGGATCCGGAGCAGCTGCCGCTCGACCGGGCGGTCGCGCCGGGCCCAGCGGGCCACCGCGGCGAGCACCGCCAGCGTCAGCATCGTGACGACGACGAGCTGCCAGAAGCCGCTGCGGGCGTACTCGGCGTAGCTGAGGCCGGCGGTGCGCAGCACGTGCCGCTCCCCGCCGAACAGGACGGTGAACTGCACCGCGACGAAGCCGCCGAACAGCAGCGTCAACGCGGTGATGACCGGTGCCCACTCCACGACGCCGAGGCGGCGCCTGCCGGGCCGGTCCACGGTCGACAGGTCGGGCGGCGCGGCCAGCGTGTAGACGGCGGCGATCGCGCTCAGCCCGCCCACGGCGCCGAGGAAGATCCACCGGAACACCGTGCCGGCGTTGACCTCGGGGATGACCTCGTCGAGCACCACGGAGAAGGCCCCGTCGGCGGAGGAGAGGAGCGCACCGAAGACGATCAGCGCGGCCAGCGTGGCCGCCGCCGAGCCGACGACGCGGCGGACCAGGCCCGGGTTCGCCGGGGCGTGCAGGTGGCCGCCCACCCAGGGCAGCCCTCGTAGCGCCGCGAACGGCGCCGCCACCAGGCTGAACAGGATCGAGCGTACGAGCCGGCCACCCACGATCGCGAGGGTCGCGCAGCCGAGGGCGCCGAGGACGCAGAACGTCACCAGCCACCAGGCGTTGCGGAAGGCCAGGACCGCCAGCAGCGCCAACGCGGCCACCGCCCAGCCGGCGCGTACCCACCGCTCGGCGCGCGGCAGGTCGGCGCCGGCCCGGCGGACCGCGAGGACCACCGCGACGGTCAGGGTGAGCCAGCCGAGGAACCAGCCGATGCCGGTGCGGGTCAGCGGCACGAACGCCGCCAGCCCCAGCGCGCCGGCGAGGACGGCGAGCGGCGCGGACCGGTCCCGTGCCGCCGTCGGGCCCGGCCAGCGGGTGGCGAGGAACGACGGCCGCGGCGGCAGCGGCTGGAAGCCGCGGTACGGCATCGGAGGATGGCCCGGCGCGCCCGCCGGGTACGGCGGTGGGTACGGCCCGGCACCCGGCCGCCACGGAGCGGCGACGGTCGTCGCCGCGGTGGCGGGTGCCGACGCGGCGGCGGTGGCCGGCTGCGGCGGTGTGCCGGAGGCGGCCGGTGCGGTGGTCGGTGGTGTGCCGGGGGCGGCGGGCGCGGTGGTCGGTTGTGGCGGCGTGCCGGGCGCGGTGGCGGCGGAGGGCGGCTCGCTGTCGGTGGGGGAGGGCGTCGGGGCTCCGGCCGGGGCCGGCCGCGCCGAGCCGGCGTCGTCGGGCGACGGCTCGCCGGGTGGCGGCGACGCCTGCCCGGTGACCGTGTCGGCGGGGGCCGTCGGGGTCGGGCGGGCCTCCCCGCCTCCCTGCCGAGGCACGGCCGCCGGGCGGACGTCCGGACCCGCCGTCGCCTCGGCCGTGCGGGCGCCCGGGGCCGCCGGTGTCGGCGTCTCGGCCGCCGGGTGCGTGCCCGGGCCAGGCGATGAAGTCGTCCCGGCCGCCGGGTGGGTGTCCGGGCCAGGCGGGGTCGGCGTCCCGGCAGTCGGGCGGGTGCCCGGGTCCGGTGCCGGCGCGGTTGTCGACACCAGCGGGACGAACACGGCGTACCCGGGTGTGCCCGCCGGGATGCTGACCGGGATCGCCCAGGCGGGCACGCCCTCGGGACCGGGCCACGCCATGGTGGGCGGTGCCCCTTCGAGGGGCGGCATGACGAGCAGGTAGGGCGTCGCGGTCCCGGGGTTCTCACCGCCGGGGCTCGGGGGCGCGCCGGCGGGTTCCGGGGATCCCGGCACCGGTGGCGGCTGGGTCACGGGACCCTCCTTGATCGAATGGTCCGCACACTGTACGGCCGATTCCGATCCCCTCGCCGCCCGGTGCACGGTGCGTCATCCGCCCCGCACGGTGAGGTGATGCCGGGCCGGTGCCGTCGGTCGCTAGGCGTCCGGACCGGCGGTGGCGCGGCGCCGCGTGGCCGCCCGCAGCAGGCGCAGGCCGCTGCGGGCCGCGCCACCGAGGGCGAGCGAGGCGGGCAGGAAGACGAAGACCAGCGCCGCCACGCCGGACCAGCCGGCCAGGGTGGTCAGGCCGGGATCTTCGATCGCGCCCACGGCCATTCGGAGAATGCGCAGGGAGCCGGGGATTCCGAAATACGCGAGATATCCGAGCGCGTAGACCAGGCCTGGCACGTACAGGCACACGAATACCTTTGCCCATCGCAGTTCCCGTGCGGTGGCGTCGGCCAGGGTGGTGCGGTCGGCGGCGGTTTCCCGGCGTATCCAACGGCGCAGCAGCGCCCCTTTCAGAACCCACAGGTTCCGGCTGCTCGTGGCGGTCGTGAACAACGCGTACAGGTCGGTCCGCATGAATATCCAGGTCTGGATGAGGATTCCGCTGATCTGCACGAGCACGAGCGTGCGCAGGATCTGCACGGCGTCGGCGTCGAGCCTCGGCGCGAGGAGCGCCTGCGCGATCAGGAACGCCCCCAGGGTCGCGGCGTCCAGCGCCATGCCGGCCAGCAGCGGCCCGAAGCGCTGGCGGCGCGGCACGCTCCACAGCCGGGTCAGGTCGGCCTGGAACACCACGAAGTAGAGCCGCCGGCTGACCGAGAGCGAGCTGCGCAGGCCGAGGCGGGCCGCGGCGGCGACGTGACCGGCCTCGTGCACGAGGATGCAGACGACGGTGACGAGCGAGACGAGCAGCAGGCTGGACAGCGCGGACCGGGTGGGCGTCAGGTCGGTGTAGTGGGGCCGCAGCTCCGGACGGGCGACGAGCAGCAGTACGGCGGCGACGGCCAGCGCCGCGTGGACGGCCCACGCGACCGGGTGGAAGAGGACCCGGCCGACGAGCCGCCAGCCGGCGGCGGCGGTGCCGGCGGACCCGAACGCGCCGGGGGCTCCGGGCGATCCGGCTGCGTCGGCGCCGTCCGTCCCGTCGTCGCCCCCACCCGCCGGCAGCAGGCCGTGCTCGACCAGCGTGTCGACGAAGTCGGCCACGTCCACCGGCTCGCCGGCGAGTTCCTCGGCGCGGGCGGCGCACCGCTCGATGCTCTCGCCCGCCTGCAACCAGCGGATGACGGTCGCGCCGATCTCGGGTACGGCCAGGTATTCCGCCGAGTGCAGGCTGCCGACGATGTGGACGTCGCCGTCGGGCACCACGGTCAGCGCGGCGAAGCGCTCGGCGGTGGGCGCGGTCATCGGTCGCCGCCTGAGGCCCGGCCGCACAGCGCGCAGTCGGGGTGCCGTTCCCAGGCCGTCGCGTCGGTGCGCATGCGGTCGCCGATCTCGATGGTCTGGTAGGTGCCGCCGGCGACCGGCTCCTCCGTCCGGGCGAGGTAGCGCTGCGCCTCCAGGGCGATCAGCCCGGACAGCAGCTGCGCCACCGGGCCGGTGGTGCGGTTGACCGGGTCGGCCTCCAGCCGCAGCCCGCTGCGGACCCACTCGTCCCGGCCGCGAAGGTCGTCGTCGCGGTGCAGCTCCAGGCAGAGCCGGCAGGGCGTGTGCCCGGGCTCGACGGACCAGTAGAACAGGGTGGAGAGCTTGAAGCCCCCCGCGATGAACGGGACGCCGAGGTCGAAGCACGCCTCGTTGGTCATCACCTGGATCCCGACGGGCTGGTCGGCGGCGAGCACGACCAGATCCACGCCGGCGCCGAGCGCGCGGATCGTCGCGGCGTCGGTGACCTCCCGCTCGACGGCCTCGACCACGGTCTGCGGCGAGTACCGCCGGGCCCAGGCCGCCGCCGCCGTGACCTTGGGCTGGCCGACCTCGCCCGCGCCGTAGACGAACTGGCGGGCCAGGTTCTTGGGCTCGACCGCGTCGAAGTCGACGACGCGTACCCGGCCCACGCCCAGCCCCAGCAGCGACTGGAGCACCCCGCCGCCGAGGCCACCCGCGCCGATCACGAGCACGGTCGAGTCGGCGAGCCGGCGGTGCAGGTCGCCGCTGGACCGGCCGAGGTCGGCGTAGAGGTCGTAGAAGCGCAGGTTGCTCTCGTGCCGGCGCAGCGTCTCGGCGTCCGGGTCCGCGTCGGCGTTCTCCAGCAGCCGCAGGTCGTCGAGTGCGGCGATGGCGTCGCGCACGTCCTCGCAGGTGGTCGGGTGGCCGAGGCGGGCGAGTTCCGCCGGCAGGTCGGCCTCCTCGTGGGTGCCCCGGGCCAGGAGCTCGACCAGCGCCCGTACGCCGCCGCCGGGGTCGTCGAGGTGGATCCGTTCGGTCGGCCGCCGGTAGATGACGACCGTGCCGTCGGTGGTGAGTGTGTTCAGGGACTTCAGCCTGGGGCGCACGGCGGTCGGCATCCTTTCCGGGCGGGACTGGTGGGAGGGAGGGGGCCCGGCCCGCCGGAGCAGACCGGGCCACGTGGCGGCTGTCAGGCGCCGCCCTCCAGCTCCGGGTCCGGGTGCGGACGGGTCGCCTCGATACGCTCGACCTTGATCACCTTGATCTTCATTTCTGTACACCCCCACTCTTTTTCTCGTGTCGATTTCACGTGGCCCGCAGGTTATTTGCAGGGCGTCGTGGTGTGCCGAAAACATCTCCCGAACAAAGGTGTCGCCGCAACCATTCGATCGTCTTGGCGACAATGCGCGAAACCGACCGGAAGCCGGGACGGGTCGTTTGTCGGATTCGGGTTCCCGGTCGGTCGGGAAATGTCGCCGAAGGGGCTGTTCCGTCGTGTGCCCCGATTACGCCGCATCGGCGCGGAACGGCAGTTCCGCGGACACGGGCCGCCGCGCCCGCGCCGGCTCCGCCCGCCCGATCGGTCCCGTCAGACGTACGGCCGGGTGGCGTACGCGGCGCGCAGCGCGGCCAGCCCCGTCGACTTCGGCGAGAGCGTGCCCCAGCCGGAGTTGAAGTAGTTGGTCCGCACGATCCGGGGCCCCCGCTCGGCGTTGAGCTGGGCGATGGCGGCCGGCACGGTGGCGATCCAGGCCGCCTGGTCGGGGATCTCGGCCACCCGTACGCCCCACTCGGCGATGATCACCGGCCGGGAGAGCGCGACCGGGCCGAGGTCGGCCACCGCCCAGTCCTTCGTCCGCCGGAACCGGGCCAGGGCGGTGTGCGTGGCGTTGGTGGCGTAGACGTTCCACTGGAGGAAGTCGAGCTTCGCCATCAGCGCCTCCGGGTGGGTGCGCTGGTAGCAGGCCCGGTCGAAGCCGCCCACCCCGACCGAGAAGGTGGTGTCGGCGGGCAACTGCCGGGCCCGGAACCAGTTCACGACGTACGTCATCGCCTGCACCGCCCGGGCGTCCGACTGGGCCCAGGTGTAGGTGACCCCCGACTCGGTGGTGCCGAACTCGTGGTCGGTGTCCAGCTCCGAGGCGAGCTGGATGTTGACCCCGAAGCCCATGGTCCGGTACTGGGACAGGGCGCGGGCGAACAGGCCGTCGCAGTGCCCGGCCATGACCTGGCCGTAGCCGTACGCCCGGGGCCAGGTCGTGCCCGGTCGCTGCTGGATGGTCATCGCGGGCGCCGGGACGGTGTAGGTGACGCCGTCCACGGTGAAGGTCTGCGGCCCGACGGTGGGCGCGCCGTAGTGCTTCAGCTCCAGCACCATGTTGATCCGCACCCCGGCCCGGCCCAGGGTGATGAGCCACGGTCGCTGGTAGCCGGGGAACGTGTAGCCGTCGGCGAAGCTGCGGTACTGCGTCAGCGAGCGGAAGTTGCCGCCGGCCATGTCCGCCGTCGGGTCCGCGCCGCCGGAGAGGTAGTAGCCGCCCAGCACGGGCGGCGCGATCGTGTAGTCGGCGGTGGCGGTGGCGGTGCGCCCGCCGTTGTCGCGGACCGTGACGGTGACCCGGGGCATCACGCCACCGCCCGGTAGACGGCCACCGAGCCGTTGTCCGACACCCTGGTCCAGGTGCGGCCGGAGTCGTCGGTGACGGTGACGGTGAGCGGGTCGATTACTGCGGTGACCGTGACGGGGGCGCTGCTGTTGCCCTGGGCGTCGGTGACCACGATCGTGACGGTCACCGGCTTCGTGTCGGCGTCGCCGTAGGTGACCGTCAGGGTCATCTGGTCGCCGGGGGAGTAGGTCGAGGCGTTCAGGGAGGCGGTCGCGGTGGGAGCGGCCATGGCCGGCTCCTCTCGTGCTCGGTCGCCGGCCCGGCCGGTTCGTGACCACGGCCGGGCCCGGCGGAAATGATGGGTCTGGCGACGACCGGCCGCCGGGCCCGCGACGGCGCGGCCGGGGGCCGGTTCGGGGGTACGACTCGTCGACCGCGCCCGCTTCGGGGTCGCCGCGCGCGGGGCTCGACGGCTGCCGCAGTTGGTGACGTCGGTGTCGGTGACAGTGCGGCGGCACCGCCCCGGGCGCCCGGGACGGCGGCTGCCGGAGCGCGGTCCCACGGTGCGCGGTCCGGCGCTGCGTCACGCCGGGGCCGTCGCGGTGCGCGGTCCGGCGCTGCGCTACGCCGGGGCCGTCGCGGGGCCGGGCTCGGTGATGGCGGCGTCGGCGGGGACGGTGCTGTCCCCGCCGGACCCGAGGAATGGGATGTGGCCCGCCATCCTTACGCCTCTCACCTGCTACAACAGTGCGACGCGGAGGTGCCCGGCGTCCTGTCCGCTACCCGACCGTCGTCTCGTCGGGCAGCGGACTGCGCTCGGCGCGGATCTGTGCATGCCGCGCTGGTGCCGCCTGCGAGCGCGGGCCGCCTTGTCGGCCACGGCGTCGTCTGCGGCAGCGTGCCGCCTTGTCGGCCACGGCGTCGCCTGCGGCAGCGTGCCGCCTTGTCACGGGCGTCGCCGGTGACCGCGCGGCCTCGTCGCGGCACCGTCTGCGACAGCGCCGCCTCGTCAGGGTGCCGGTGTCAGTAGGCCAGCTCCACGGGCCGGCCGAGCACCCGGGCGCCGTTGTTGCCGAGCCAGCCC harbors:
- a CDS encoding DUF4153 domain-containing protein, whose protein sequence is MTQPPPVPGSPEPAGAPPSPGGENPGTATPYLLVMPPLEGAPPTMAWPGPEGVPAWAIPVSIPAGTPGYAVFVPLVSTTAPAPDPGTRPTAGTPTPPGPDTHPAAGTTSSPGPGTHPAAETPTPAAPGARTAEATAGPDVRPAAVPRQGGGEARPTPTAPADTVTGQASPPPGEPSPDDAGSARPAPAGAPTPSPTDSEPPSAATAPGTPPQPTTAPAAPGTPPTTAPAASGTPPQPATAAASAPATAATTVAAPWRPGAGPYPPPYPAGAPGHPPMPYRGFQPLPPRPSFLATRWPGPTAARDRSAPLAVLAGALGLAAFVPLTRTGIGWFLGWLTLTVAVVLAVRRAGADLPRAERWVRAGWAVAALALLAVLAFRNAWWLVTFCVLGALGCATLAIVGGRLVRSILFSLVAAPFAALRGLPWVGGHLHAPANPGLVRRVVGSAAATLAALIVFGALLSSADGAFSVVLDEVIPEVNAGTVFRWIFLGAVGGLSAIAAVYTLAAPPDLSTVDRPGRRRLGVVEWAPVITALTLLFGGFVAVQFTVLFGGERHVLRTAGLSYAEYARSGFWQLVVVTMLTLAVLAAVARWARRDRPVERQLLRILLGLLSALSFVIVVSALSRMYTYQKAYSFTGERLFVMAFELLLGTVFLMILVAGIRWRGAWIPRLTVALAVAMLLSLAVLNPEDYAARRNIARYEQTGKIDAWYLRALSADATPALTGLPDPARRCALSWIADDLDEPDPWYAWNLGRVRAREALDRAGPGAVGGRRDCVAADRLDLPKTRR
- a CDS encoding class I SAM-dependent methyltransferase, with protein sequence MAHPVWADGAAYEAYVGRWSRPVAAAFLRWLAVPPGRRWLDVGCGTGALTSTVLALAEPARVVGVDRSEGFVAHARARVGDARAAFHVGDARSLPLPDRAVDAVVSGLAVNFVPDPARAVAEFARVARPAGVVAAYVWDYTDGMAMMRHFWDAAAALDPALADLDEGRRFPLCEPEALRALWVGAGLEAVSVRSVDVPTVFADFADYWTPFLGGQGAAPAYVTSLAEPDRARLRDLLAARLPVQPDGSIRLTARAWAVRGSVPR
- a CDS encoding DUF6403 family protein encodes the protein MPDTLPIWLVGGVLLVGAGFATTLLPRLRARGQERLLAWSTARAAIDSAAVSRDAAAVRVPEAEQLLARAESIAAEGGGATAARAAAGYAKEADLLWRTRR
- a CDS encoding HesA/MoeB/ThiF family protein, translating into MRPRLKSLNTLTTDGTVVIYRRPTERIHLDDPGGGVRALVELLARGTHEEADLPAELARLGHPTTCEDVRDAIAALDDLRLLENADADPDAETLRRHESNLRFYDLYADLGRSSGDLHRRLADSTVLVIGAGGLGGGVLQSLLGLGVGRVRVVDFDAVEPKNLARQFVYGAGEVGQPKVTAAAAWARRYSPQTVVEAVEREVTDAATIRALGAGVDLVVLAADQPVGIQVMTNEACFDLGVPFIAGGFKLSTLFYWSVEPGHTPCRLCLELHRDDDLRGRDEWVRSGLRLEADPVNRTTGPVAQLLSGLIALEAQRYLARTEEPVAGGTYQTIEIGDRMRTDATAWERHPDCALCGRASGGDR